The following proteins are encoded in a genomic region of Primulina huaijiensis isolate GDHJ02 chromosome 3, ASM1229523v2, whole genome shotgun sequence:
- the LOC140974190 gene encoding uncharacterized protein → MTMGPPTTTVDDVVEEIMRIHRSLPASPGIEEVEAARTLIQNVEREDQLRLEVIAKQIKGKDVPQELFDILLEMQRNMIHFQSKDIKREALKLLNLEGVHLVFGDLIQRATKCLPMSSGSQSRDSSDVSLATTASFSTNSLNSPLATVTSSSSSSFYNEKESVKASQVLFAKDDSYLKKPNTAFRVSGSEGIWARNRALDVSNVPQYVDSTLKQGQEGEKLGLIKLAGLIQVSVKKGTRELILQGKLSDQVEWIPDSIGKLSILITLDLSENRIAGLPESIGGLSSLKTLDLHGNRICELHESIGDLLSLVSLDLRGNQLKSLPSTVTRLVNLQDLDLSSNAISVLPDIIGSLVSLKRLNVETNNIEEIPHTIGQCTSLMELRADYNRLKALPEAVGRIETLEILTLRYNNIKQLPTTMASLSSLRELNASFNELEYVPESLCLATTLMRLNISNNFADLQSLPRSIGNLEMLEELDMSNNQIRVLPDSFRMLSQLRVLNVEGNPLLEPPRKVIVEGAQAVVQYMANLYAQKDVKSQPIKQKKSWAQLCFFSTSNKRKRDGVGYANG, encoded by the exons ATGACGATGGGACCGCCCACGACAACTGTAGACGACGTGGTGGAAGAGATAATGAGAATCCATAGATCATTACCGGCCAGTCCCGGAATAGAAGAGGTTGAAGCAGCGAGAACTTTGATTCAGAATGTGGAGAGGGAAGATCAGTTGAGATTGGAGGTTATCGCAAAGCAAATCAAGGGAAAAGATGTCCCACAAGAATTGTTCGATATCTTGCTGGAGATGCAGCGAAATATGATCCATTTCCAGAGCAAGGACATTAAGAGGGAAGCTCTCAAACTGTTGAATCTAGAGGGTGTACACTTAGTTTTTGGTGATTTGATTCAGAGAGCTACCAAATGCTTGCCTATGAGTTCAGGTTCTCAATCTAGAGATTCGAGCGATGTGTCTTTGGCTACCACGGCTTCTTTCTCCACCAACAGTTTGAATTCTCCATTGGCAACGGTcacttcatcatcttcttcgAGTTTCTATAATGAGAAGGAGAGCGTGAAGGCTTCGCAGGTGTTGTTTGCTAAAGATGATAGTTATTTGAAGAAGCCGAATACGGCCTTTCGTGTAAGCGGAAGTGAGGGAATTTGGGCCAGGAATCGAGCTTTAGATGTATCGAATGTGCCACAATATGTGGATTCAACTCTCAAACAAG GACAAGAGGGGGAAAAACTCGGTCTTATAAAGTTAGCCGGTCTTATTCAAGTGTCGGTGAAGAAAGGAACTAGAGAGCTGATTCTGCAGGGAAAATTATCAGATCAAGTTGAATGGATTCCTGATTCGATAGGGAAGCTTTCGATTTTGATCACATTGGATTTATCAGAAAATAGGATTGCAGGATTACCAGAATCTATAGGGGGGCTATCCTCATTAAAAACATTGGATTTACATGGAAATAGAATTTGTGAACTACATGAATCCATCGGGGATTTGCTTTCCCTTGTTAGTCTTGATTTGAGAGGAAACCAGTTAAAATCACTGCCTTCGACTGTTACCAGATTAGTTAATTTGCAAGATCTTGATTTGAGCTCTAATGCTATCTCCGTGCTTCCAGACATAATTGGATCGCTGGTCAGTCTCAAAAGATTGAATGTCGAAACTAACAATATCGAGGAAATCCCACATACAATTGGCCAATGTACTTCACTCATGGAGCTTCGTGCAGACTACAACCGGCTTAAAGCCCTCCCTGAAGCAGTAGGACGAATTGAAACTTTGGAGATTCTCACCTTGCGGTACAATAACATTAAACAGTTGCCCACGACTATGGCATCTTTGTCTAGCTTAAGAGAGCTCAATGCTAGTTTCAACGAGCTTGAATATGTCCCTGAGAGCTTGTGCCTTGCTACAACTCTGATGAGGTTGAACATAAGCAACAACTTTGCTGACTTGCAATCTCTGCCAAGATCCATTGGAAACCTTGAAATGCTAGAGGAGTTGGACATGAGCAATAACCAAATAAGAGTCCTTCCAGACTCATTTAGAATGCTATCTCAGCTGCGTGTCTTGAATGTTGAGGGAAATCCTCTGTTGGAGCCGCCAAGAAAAGTAATTGTGGAAGGAGCTCAG GCTGTTGTTCAATACATGGCCAACCTTTATGCACAGAAGGATGTCAAGTCACAGCCGATCAAGCAAAAGAAATCGTGGGCTCAGTTGTGCTTCTTTTCGACATCTAACAAACGTAAACGCGATGGTGTGGGCTATGCTAATGGGTAA